Proteins encoded together in one Lathyrus oleraceus cultivar Zhongwan6 chromosome 5, CAAS_Psat_ZW6_1.0, whole genome shotgun sequence window:
- the LOC127081307 gene encoding putative B3 domain-containing protein At1g78640, with amino-acid sequence MNNVSSSLLDMSSYPNVCLHLSLNVCSCLHETQFVKKQKPVQQETYVSTTNSTCSSVGTSCDCSTNVGDPWMIKKVLTNSDLDDNCRLLLNKDMAKKWVVPVVDKVRAEKEGVEVEVFDVDIGFPLSLTFKIRPSNDSHVFNNTWITDFAQRRSLKKGDEIALKWNEEKKRFDFSVLHRS; translated from the coding sequence ATGAACAATGTTTCTTCATCTCTGTTGGATATGTCTTCATATCCTAATGTTTGTCTCCATCTATCTCTTAATGTTTGTAGTTGTCTTCATGAGACACAATTTGTCAAGAAACAAAAACCTGTCCAACAAGAAACCTATGTTTCAACAACAAACAGCACATGCAGTTCTGTTGGGACAAGTTGTGATTGTTCAACCAATGTTGGTGATCCATGGATGATCAAGAAGGTGCTGACAAATAGTGATCTTGATGATAACTGTAGACTTCTGTTAAACAAAGATATGGCTAAGAAGTGGGTGGTTCCTGTGGTGGATAAAGTTAGAGCTGAGAAAGAAGGAGTTGAAGTTGAAGTATTTGATGTTGACATTGGATTTCCTCTTTCTCTTACATTCAAGATACGACCTTCCAACGATAGCCATGTCTTCAACAATACATGGATCACAGATTTTGCACAGAGAAGAAGCTTGAAGAAAGGAGATGAAATTGCTCTGAAATGGAATGAAGAGAAGAAAAGATTTGATTTTTCAGTTCTTCATCGGTCTTGA
- the LOC127081308 gene encoding B3 domain-containing protein At2g33720-like encodes MPASSHSSSYSSSSSSSSVSSSVTYVCPHLVLAFGSCSCSTQVTRKRKRGHQETKKNKMNNVSSSLLDMSSYPNVCLHLSLNVCSCLHETQFVKKQKPVQQETYVSTTNSTCSSDYSTNVGDPWMIKKVLTNSDLDDNCRLLLNKDMAKKWVVPVVDKVRAEKEGVEVEVFDVDIGFPLSLTFKIRPSNDSHVFNNTWITDFVDRRSLKKGDEIGLKWNEEKKRFDFSVLHRS; translated from the coding sequence ATGCCTGCCTCATCCCATTCATCTTCAtattcttcatcatcatcatcatcgtctGTTTCTTCTTCTGTTACCTATGTTTGTCCCCATCTTGTACTTGCTTTTGGTTCTTGTTCATGTTCCACACAAGTCACCCGTAAGCGGAAACGTGGACACCAAGAAACCAAAAAGAACAAGATGAACAATGTTTCTTCATCTCTGTTGGATATGTCTTCATATCCTAATGTCTGTCTCCATCTATCTCTTAATGTTTGTAGTTGTCTCCATGAGACACAATTTGTCAAGAAACAAAAACCTGTCCAACAAGAAACCTATGTTTCAACAACAAACAGCACATGCAGTTCTGATTATTCAACCAATGTTGGTGATCCATGGATGATCAAGAAGGTGCTGACAAATAGTGATCTTGATGATAACTGTAGACTTCTGTTAAACAAAGATATGGCTAAGAAGTGGGTGGTTCCAGTGGTGGATAAAGTTAGAGCTGAGAAAGAAGGAGTTGAAGTTGAAGTATTTGATGTTGACATTGGATTTCCTCTTTCTCTTACATTCAAGATACGACCTTCCAACGATAGTCATGTCTTCAACAATACATGGATCACAGATTTTGTAGACAGGAGAAGCTTAAAGAAAGGAGATGAAATTGGACTCAAATGGAATGAAGAGAAGAAAAGATTTGATTTTTCTGTTCTTCATAGGTCTTGA